A genomic stretch from Mycobacterium cookii includes:
- a CDS encoding P-II family nitrogen regulator — translation MKLITAIVKPFTLEDIKASLEQVGILGMTVSEVQGYGRQKGHTEVYRGAEYSVDFVPKVRVEVLVEDFDADKVLDSIVRSARTGKIGDGKVWVSPVETVVRVRTGERGADAI, via the coding sequence ATGAAGCTGATCACCGCGATCGTCAAGCCGTTCACGCTCGAGGACATCAAGGCCAGCTTGGAGCAGGTCGGCATCCTGGGCATGACGGTCAGTGAAGTCCAGGGTTACGGGCGCCAGAAGGGCCACACCGAGGTCTACCGCGGTGCTGAGTATTCGGTCGACTTCGTGCCGAAGGTGCGAGTAGAGGTGTTGGTCGAAGACTTCGACGCCGACAAGGTGCTGGACAGCATCGTACGGTCCGCTCGCACCGGCAAGATCGGCGACGGCAAAGTGTGGGTCAGCCCGGTGGAAACCGTGGTTCGGGTCCGCACCGGCGAGCGCGGAGCCGACGCGATCTGA